One region of Dokdonia sp. 4H-3-7-5 genomic DNA includes:
- a CDS encoding DUF885 domain-containing protein, translated as MKKTLLAGIMALSLIACKNDATTETASTTDTSVAFNNVLDNYYEDGLKLNPLNATMSGDNRYNDKFPDALSQSHKDAVKTYYSSYRDSIQQFNDSDLTDTEKMSKEVLLWDIAINLEGMEFKKDLTPIDQMWSPHLMFGQLASGASAQPFNTVEDYRNWQTRVDEYLIWLNSSEQNMRQGMTEDYVLPKSLIKKIIPQMDAMTEATVENHLFYKPVANFPEGITEEDKNTLRTDYIAMIEGKVIPAYAKMRDFLQNEYLAAGRDSSGYSDLPAGSDYYDYAIKLYTTTTMSADEIHQLGLSEVTRIRTEMEKVKEQVGFKGDLKAFFDDVRTNKKLMPYTTPEEIIANFNAMHETIKPQVDLLFSVQPKTAFEVRQTEAFRENSASAEYNPGSLDGTRPGIFYTPIPDASTYNVYSDESLFLHEAVPGHHFQVSLTQESETLPQFRKTLWYSAYGEGWALYTESLGKELGLYTDPYQYFGTLGAEMHRAVRLVVDTGIHTKGWSREKAIAYCLENEAESEAGITSEIERYMANPGQALSYKIGQLKIRELRTKATQELGEKFDIREFHKEVLETGCIPLALLEEKINGWIEESK; from the coding sequence ATGAAAAAAACACTACTCGCAGGAATAATGGCCTTAAGCCTAATAGCCTGTAAAAACGATGCCACAACAGAAACAGCTAGTACGACAGACACTTCAGTAGCTTTTAATAATGTGCTAGACAACTATTATGAAGATGGACTAAAACTTAATCCGCTTAACGCGACGATGTCTGGTGATAATAGATATAATGACAAATTTCCAGATGCATTATCTCAATCTCATAAGGATGCAGTAAAGACTTATTATAGTTCGTACCGTGACTCTATCCAGCAGTTTAACGACAGTGACCTTACGGACACAGAGAAGATGAGTAAAGAGGTATTACTCTGGGATATTGCGATCAATCTAGAAGGTATGGAGTTTAAAAAAGACCTTACTCCTATAGACCAGATGTGGTCTCCACATCTTATGTTTGGCCAACTTGCGAGTGGAGCGAGTGCTCAACCATTTAACACTGTAGAAGATTATCGAAACTGGCAAACACGTGTAGACGAATACCTTATCTGGCTCAACAGTTCAGAGCAAAATATGCGTCAAGGAATGACAGAAGACTACGTACTTCCTAAGTCGCTTATTAAAAAAATCATCCCACAAATGGATGCTATGACGGAAGCAACTGTAGAAAATCACTTGTTTTACAAGCCCGTAGCAAACTTTCCAGAAGGAATAACAGAAGAAGATAAAAACACTTTACGCACAGATTACATTGCCATGATAGAAGGCAAAGTAATCCCTGCCTATGCAAAGATGCGTGACTTTTTACAAAATGAGTACCTAGCTGCTGGTCGTGATAGCTCTGGCTATAGTGATTTGCCTGCAGGTAGCGATTATTATGACTATGCTATCAAACTTTACACTACTACTACAATGAGTGCAGACGAGATACACCAACTCGGACTGAGCGAGGTTACTCGCATACGTACGGAGATGGAAAAAGTAAAAGAGCAAGTTGGCTTTAAAGGAGACTTAAAAGCTTTTTTTGATGATGTACGCACTAACAAAAAGCTAATGCCGTACACTACCCCAGAAGAAATTATTGCAAATTTTAATGCAATGCATGAGACTATAAAGCCTCAAGTAGATTTACTTTTTAGTGTACAACCTAAGACGGCTTTTGAAGTGAGACAGACAGAAGCATTTAGAGAGAACTCTGCAAGTGCAGAGTATAATCCTGGATCGCTTGATGGAACTCGACCAGGTATTTTTTACACACCTATACCAGATGCTAGTACATATAATGTATACTCAGACGAGTCATTATTTTTACATGAAGCTGTCCCTGGACACCACTTCCAGGTTTCTCTAACACAAGAAAGCGAGACACTACCACAGTTTAGAAAAACATTATGGTATAGCGCATATGGTGAAGGCTGGGCATTGTATACAGAATCGCTTGGTAAAGAGCTAGGACTTTATACAGATCCTTATCAATATTTTGGAACACTGGGAGCTGAGATGCACCGCGCAGTTAGACTTGTGGTAGATACAGGAATCCACACTAAAGGATGGAGCCGCGAGAAAGCGATTGCTTATTGTCTAGAAAATGAAGCAGAAAGCGAAGCAGGTATCACATCAGAAATTGAGCGCTATATGGCAAATCCGGGACAAGCGCTTTCTTATAAAATTGGTCAACTTAAAATCAGAGAGTTGCGCACAAAAGCAACCCAAGAATTAGGTGAAAAATTTGATATCAGGGAGTTTCATAAAGAAGTACTTGAGACAGGATGTATCCCACTTGCACTACTTGAGGAAAAAATTAATGGTTGGATAGAAGAAAGTAAATAA